GAAGAAAAAAGACAAATTCTTAAAAAAGAAGCTAAAGAACTACAAGCTGCCCAGGCTTTAGCAGCAGAGCTTGAAAAAGTATCGATTACCATTCCTGTAAAGGTTGGTGAAGAAGATAAAATTTTTGGTACTGTAACTAATCAGATGATTGCTGATGCACTAAAAGAAAAAGGATTCGACTTAGATAAACGCAAAATTGAAATTACCGAACCAATTAAATCACTCGGTATTTATAGTGTATCAATAAAACTACATCAGCAAGTTACAGCTACTGTTAAAGCTTGGGTTGTAAGAGAATAAATTTAAGCCGGTTCAATACCGGCTTTTTATTGTTTCCAACTAACTAATTCACAAACTAAAATTAAGATACGGAATGAAAGAGATAAGATTCAGGCTATTGCTGGTTTTAGGTTTTATTGCTCTTTCTGTCTACCTTTTAATTCCTACCTACAAAGATTATCGTAATAATCAAATTGTTACCAAACAACTTAGTACTTTAGAAGACAGTTTAAAAAAGAGCAATCCTGATTTATCAGCAATTCAAATTAAAGAATTCATTAACAATAAAAGAGATAGTATTTTATCTAATAATCCAGACTATCGTGCAGCTCGTGAGAAAAGAGTTAAGCTTGGTCTTGATCTGCAAGGTGGTATGTATCTCGTAATGGAAGTTAATACTGCCAAACTCCTTGAAAAATTAGCTAAAGACCCTGATGATCAATTCAATGAAATCTTAAAAGAAGCAGAAGCAGAATCAAAAATTTCTGATGAAAATGTTGTCTCAATTCTTGCTCGTAAAATGTCTGAAAAAGGAATTCGTTTGAGTAGATATTTTGGTTCAATACGTGAAGACGACGATAAAATAATTTCTCGATTATTAGAACAAGAAGCAGATGCTGTTACACGAGCAATTGAAATTATTCGTAATAGAGTTGATCAATATGGAGTTTCTGAACCTAATATTCAAAAACAGGGCTCAAGAAGAATTGTAATTGAACTCCCGGGTATTGCACGCGAAGAAGAAGCCAAAAGATTACTACAAGGAAGAGCATTACTCGAATTTAGATTGGTAAAAGATGCAGATATTGCTATACCAATTATGAAACGCATTGATGAAGTTTTGGCAGCTTCACTTAGAGGTGATACAATTTCCTTAGATACTACAAAAACTGCAAAAGCAGATACCGCTAAACAACAAAACTTAACAGAAGAACAATTTGCAAAAGAACATCCATTTTTTGCAATTGCAAGATTAATTGATCCTCAGGGAAGAATACCAGATGCATTTGTAAAAGAAACTGATCGACAAAAATTAAATGCATATCTTGAAAGACCCGAAGTTAAAAAAGTTATTCCCGATAATATTGAATTTCTTTATGATGCAAGGCCAGAAAAAGGTCCTGATGGAGCCAATTATTATAGATTATACATTTTAAACAAAAATCCAGAATTAACAGGCGGCGTAATTGTAGATGCTCAATCTAATATAGACCCTACAACATCAGCTCCTATTGTTACCATGCAAATGAATTCTGAAGGTGCCAGAGAATGGGCAAGAATTACCGGTTCAAACATCGGAAAAAGATGCGCTATTGTACTCGATGGAGTCGTTTATTCAGCTCCTGTAATTCAAAATAAAATACCTTCAGGAAATTCACAGATTAGTGGAATTCCAAATCTTGATGAAGCAAAACTTCTTGAAATTGTATTAAAAGCTGGTGCACTTCCTGCTCCAGTTGATATTATCGAACAAAGAAGCGTTGGTCCTTCACTGGGTCAGGATTCTATTAAACAAGGTTCTAATTCTGTTTTATTTGGATATCTCCTCGTTGCACTCTTTATGGCATTTTATTATAAAAAAGCCGGTACTATAGCAGACCTCGGTTTAATTGTTACTGTGCTACTAATACTTGGTGTTCTTGCTGGTTTCCAGGCTACATTAACATTACCTGGTATTGCTGGAATTGTATTAACAATGGGTATGGCAGTCGATGCAAATGTTATTATATATGAAAGGATAAGAGAAGAATTAGCAACAGGAAAAACTGATAGGGCTGCAGTTGATGCCGGATTTAAACATTCATTTTCAGCTATTTTCGACTCAAATATTACTACTTTCTTTACTGGTATCATTCTATATCAATTTGGTAGTGGTCCAGTTCAGGGGTTCGCATTAACACTTATGATTGGTATTATTACAAGTTTATTCTCTGCGTTAGTATTAGTTCGTATGATATTTGATTATATGCTATCAAAGGGATACAAAATTAATGTTGGTTAATAAAGGAGAACTTAAATAGATGCGCCTATTCGAGAATTTAAATATTAACTTCATGAGTAAAAGAACAACATTCTATGTTGTTTCTTCTGCAATATTATTGATTGGTTTACTCAATATTCTTTTTCGTGGACTTCAATTTGGTATCGATTTTAAAGGTGGTACAGAAGTAGCAATTCAATTCGAAAAACCAATAGACATTGCAAAAATAAGAAATGAAATTGATAAAATTGGTCTTGGAAATGTTGAAGTCAAAACATTTGGTGGATCAACCGGTATATTATTAAGAACTGAGTTGCAGGAATTACCATCGAATGTAATACCAAAAGTAAAATCAAGAATTGAAACAATAATTGCAAATACTTTGCCCGGTGTTAATAAAAAAATCATTGATTCTACTCAAAATTCTATTACATATAACTTCCCGGATAATCAGTCTGCAGAAATTATAAATAATAAATTATTTGAAGCAGGTTTTCAAACTGTAAAAGTTTCTGAAGAACAATCTAACACAGCAATAATTGTTCGTCTTGGTATTTCTGACTGGATAAAAGAAAATCTTGCTGAAAAATTCAAAGATAATCCATTTAATGTACTTAAAGAAGACAAAGTTGGACCAAAGGTTGGTAAGGAATTAAAGACCGATGCCGTAATCGCAGTGATGTTATCATTAATTGTTATTTTAATTTACTTGGGTTTTAGATTTAAATTTACATTCGCATTGGGTGCTGTAATTGCACTATTCCACGATATTCTTATTACACTTGGATTATTTGCAGTGTTATATGGAGTAATACCTGGATTAAATTTAGAAATCACAGTAAGTGTTGTAGCTGCATTTCTTACATTAGTTGGTTATTCTATTAATGACACTGTAATTGTATTCGATAGAGTACGTGAGCA
This is a stretch of genomic DNA from Rosettibacter firmus. It encodes these proteins:
- the rplI gene encoding 50S ribosomal protein L9; amino-acid sequence: MKVILRKNFEQLGKVGDIVTVKDGYARNYLIPRQIAYQATKGNIRALEEEKRQILKKEAKELQAAQALAAELEKVSITIPVKVGEEDKIFGTVTNQMIADALKEKGFDLDKRKIEITEPIKSLGIYSVSIKLHQQVTATVKAWVVRE
- the secF gene encoding protein translocase subunit SecF — encoded protein: MSKRTTFYVVSSAILLIGLLNILFRGLQFGIDFKGGTEVAIQFEKPIDIAKIRNEIDKIGLGNVEVKTFGGSTGILLRTELQELPSNVIPKVKSRIETIIANTLPGVNKKIIDSTQNSITYNFPDNQSAEIINNKLFEAGFQTVKVSEEQSNTAIIVRLGISDWIKENLAEKFKDNPFNVLKEDKVGPKVGKELKTDAVIAVMLSLIVILIYLGFRFKFTFALGAVIALFHDILITLGLFAVLYGVIPGLNLEITVSVVAAFLTLVGYSINDTVIVFDRVREQMKLHKSLSLEENMNRAINKTMSRTLITGFTTILTIIILLIFGGEVLRGFAFALFIGMITGTYSSIFVASAFVLEVANRTNRKIEF
- the secD gene encoding protein translocase subunit SecD; its protein translation is MKEIRFRLLLVLGFIALSVYLLIPTYKDYRNNQIVTKQLSTLEDSLKKSNPDLSAIQIKEFINNKRDSILSNNPDYRAAREKRVKLGLDLQGGMYLVMEVNTAKLLEKLAKDPDDQFNEILKEAEAESKISDENVVSILARKMSEKGIRLSRYFGSIREDDDKIISRLLEQEADAVTRAIEIIRNRVDQYGVSEPNIQKQGSRRIVIELPGIAREEEAKRLLQGRALLEFRLVKDADIAIPIMKRIDEVLAASLRGDTISLDTTKTAKADTAKQQNLTEEQFAKEHPFFAIARLIDPQGRIPDAFVKETDRQKLNAYLERPEVKKVIPDNIEFLYDARPEKGPDGANYYRLYILNKNPELTGGVIVDAQSNIDPTTSAPIVTMQMNSEGAREWARITGSNIGKRCAIVLDGVVYSAPVIQNKIPSGNSQISGIPNLDEAKLLEIVLKAGALPAPVDIIEQRSVGPSLGQDSIKQGSNSVLFGYLLVALFMAFYYKKAGTIADLGLIVTVLLILGVLAGFQATLTLPGIAGIVLTMGMAVDANVIIYERIREELATGKTDRAAVDAGFKHSFSAIFDSNITTFFTGIILYQFGSGPVQGFALTLMIGIITSLFSALVLVRMIFDYMLSKGYKINVG